A genomic window from Parasteatoda tepidariorum isolate YZ-2023 chromosome 10, CAS_Ptep_4.0, whole genome shotgun sequence includes:
- the LOC107440248 gene encoding general transcription factor II-I repeat domain-containing protein 2-like, producing MEKKRKIDSECRKFKDQWNIQYFVIESSNKALCLICNESIAVLKEYNIKRHYETKHFQNYSKYTGSLRTEKFEAMKRGLKSQQSSFTKLKTEQEAATRASFRVALEIAKRGKPFTDGEMIKECIIAVAEEMCPEKVNLLKTVSMSANTVARRVENIAENISSQLFDKNVHVEWFSLALDESTDVSDTAQVLIYIRGVDKSYEVHEELLDMYSIHGTTTGTDIFKGVEMAINQKNLRWKNLKCITTDGGKNMSGKDKGVVALVSKAVENDGGSKPLVLHCIIHQQSLCGKCLDMSEVLKPVISTVNFIRSFGLNHRQFIAEIGENDLPYHTAHRPLTELQNNAWLWKLAFYVDLTKHVNELNLRLQGENQHLPDLYTNIKSFRKKLILFQSQLRSKCFSHFKTCEIFSHTTETEFPIDFAIETLSALKINFDTRFSDFDAIANQIKIFQNPFDTDIETLAPELQMEMIDLQCSDIIKNKYQNSSLLEFYKSSTDTI from the exons ATGGAAAAGAAGCGAAAAATTGATAGTGAATGCAGAAAATTCAAAGATCAGTGGAACATTCAGTATTTCGTAATTGAGTCCAGTAACAAGGCGCTATGTTTGATTTGCAATGAAAGCATAGCCGTTCTCAAAGAATATAACATTAAACGtcattatgaaacaaaacattttcaaaattactcaaaatatacAGGAAGTTTGCGGACAGAAAAATTCGAAGCTATGAAGCGCGGATTGAAATCGCAGCAATCTTCATTTACAAAACTCAAAACTGAACAAGAGGCTGCAACTCGTGCCAGCTTTCGTGTGGCTCTTGAAATTGCAAAACGTGGAAAACCATTCACCGATGGAGAAATGATCAAAGAATGCATAATTGCAGTAGCCGAAGAAATGTGCCCTGAAaaggtaaatttattaaaaactgtcaGTATGTCAGCAAACACTGTGGCTCGAAGGGTAGAAAACATCGCTGAAAATATATCCTCTCAACTGTTCGACAAAAATGTACATGTTGAGTGGTTTTCTTTGGCCTTGGATGAGTCAACGGATGTGTCAGATACTGCTCAGGTGTTGATTTATATTCGAGGAGTAGATAAAAGCTATGAAGTGCATGAAGAACTTCTTGATATGTATAGTATTCATGGCACAACTACTggtacagatatttttaaaggagtTGAAATGGCCATTAATCAAAAGAACCTTCGATGGAAAAACTTGAAATGTATTACAACTGATGGAGGCAAAAACATGAGTGGGAAAGATAAAGGAGTGGTCGCTCTTGTGTCAAAGGCTGTAGAAAATGACGGTGGTTCAAAACCATTAGTCTTACATTGTATCATTCATCAACAGTCTTTGTGCGGAAAATGTTTGGATATGTCTGAAGTTCTGAAACCAGTCATATcaactgttaattttatcagatcTTTTGGGCTGAATCACCGACAATTTATTGCAGAGATTGGAGAAAATGACTTACCTTATCATACTGCC caTCGCCCTCTTACTGAATTACAAAACAACGCATGGCTGTGGAAGTTAGCATTTTATGTTGATTTGACAAAACATGTGAACGAACTGAATTTGAGATTGCAAGGAGAAAACCAGCATCTTCCTGATTTATACACTAATATCAAATCATTCCGGAAGAAATTGATACTGTTTCAATCACAACTACGAAGTAaatgtttttcacattttaaaacatgtgaaATATTCAGCCACACCACTGAGACTGAGTTTCCTATCGATTTTGCAATCGAAACTTTGagtgctttgaaaataaattttgatactcGTTTCTCGGACTTTGATGCCATTGCGaatcaaattaagatttttcagaATCCTTTTGATACTGACATTGAAACCCTAGCCCCGGAACTTCAAATGGAAATGATTGATCTACAGTGCAGTGATATAATTAAGAACAAATATCAAAACTCATCTTTGCTGGAATTTTATAAGTCTTCCACTGACACAATTtga